GACATAAAAAGGCAGTCATCACTTATTTTCACTGAGGTTTCTCAGATCCCGAGATCTGTGCCATGTTGACAGATTACTCATCTCTTGAAGTTTAAACATAATCATCTGATGAGAAATGCCAGTCCTGCTCCAATCCCAGCCATTCCTGCAAGCGTCATGAGTGCCCCTCGCACACCAAACTCTGGGTCCTCCTCGTGAAAGAACTGCACAAATCCGTCCTGTGGACAGCAGTGAGACAAAAGCATGGTCAAGCTTCTATTTTCAGTTACGTGATTCCTCAGGTCCACATGAATCATCCAAAAGGGTGCAATATGATCACAGGAATCAGGAAATGTGAAGCGATCAACAATACAATGAAGAAATACAGTAACCTCCAAAATCACCTCAGGCAAGCCACTGTTGGCTTGATAATGCTATCCTGGTCTACACGACAGTCTTACTGGAGTGCATTATCAAAATAACAGAGAGGATTTCTTTCAGGGGGGATCCAATGGGTATGAATGCCAAAATGAGAACATATTTATTTGTACAGATGGAGACAAGCTAACTCACCCATTGTTTGTTGTTGATAAACCAGTCCCGTTGGTCTGAGAGCAGGTAAGAGGAGATCAGGCTGCCCACTTGGTCAATGCAGCGTTCTTGTCCCCTGCTTTTCAACTgactgcacagcactgcaccAAAGGCCAACAAGCTGGCTATCCGTCCCCAATTGATGCCATCAAGGAAAATATCTCTGGCCACAGCGGAGATGAAGCTCATGTCATCCCCCATTCCATCAAAGTTGAGTCTTTTGATCATACCTGGAGAAATCAAACAATGCTATTGAATTTTCTATTTTATAGAGCTAACTGATTAAGAATCGTACAATTGTGCTACAAAATACTTGTGACCACAAATCAAAGGTGACAGAATTAGACAATGTTAACCCACACAACAACGTGTGGGGCTAAAACATGGATAGTTCACAGTGGTTCCAGCTTTCCAACTATTGACTTCGTCATGGTTAAATTGTAATCTTAAAGACAATACAAACATGGACAATGGTCAcagtaattaaattaattacaaCACGAACAGGACGTGAATAAGTGAGTATGTCACCTTTGTATGCAATCTCGTGCTTCGTGACTAAGCTTTTCACCACACGGTCAATCGAGGCTAGCGCCTTAGGTTGAGAACACCGTGGATGTTTTAGACCAGTGTAACTGCGAAAGAAAACGTTTAAAAGGTTTCTTGTGTCATCCTCCAGCACTCCACGACTAGGAGTAATTAAGGACTCGGACAGCGGGGCAAAGTCCAACGAAGACTCGGGAGTACTGGCATTTGATCCCCCTGCTTGGGCGCTTCCGGAAAAGTGGCTCTGGAAACCATTGCTTGACGTCGTTACACGCCCTATACTTGTTGGACGAGGCGATCGGTTGTCCTTTACAGTCTCCAAGTCTTTAGAAGTTTTCAAATTATTAGTCGTGGGCCGCGACACAGTGTCCCGACAAATGCATTGCAGTC
The DNA window shown above is from Clupea harengus chromosome 11, Ch_v2.0.2, whole genome shotgun sequence and carries:
- the mcl1b gene encoding induced myeloid leukemia cell differentiation protein Mcl-1b, translated to MILASAQRATASVINTLLPYNGVVENGLQCICRDTVSRPTTNNLKTSKDLETVKDNRSPRPTSIGRVTTSSNGFQSHFSGSAQAGGSNASTPESSLDFAPLSESLITPSRGVLEDDTRNLLNVFFRSYTGLKHPRCSQPKALASIDRVVKSLVTKHEIAYKGMIKRLNFDGMGDDMSFISAVARDIFLDGINWGRIASLLAFGAVLCSQLKSRGQERCIDQVGSLISSYLLSDQRDWFINNKQWDGFVQFFHEEDPEFGVRGALMTLAGMAGIGAGLAFLIR